A part of Leishmania major strain Friedlin complete genome, chromosome 11 genomic DNA contains:
- a CDS encoding putative inositol-1,4,5-trisphosphate (IP3) 5-phosphatase, with protein sequence MSSATPPLPADSVTASAALRFSVDFDPSRADSKPSVLLLTQNVGGIEAALGTDAGLGETSPECPHSPLPENGGDTSAAFASVPKDFRGPSYIHVPDDIDSELGVSPVVRQQVAEFLADLRQWLHRLSYMSAAVRAAEASATASSAAPASVAGGAPSPPPSPTPCGAAANTEAYMRSYTPSVRPPLIDMVVLHFQEIGGKYKNKHFNEYFKEQIRTSLLPEAGWTSGLLMDERESGDTLSSSSYQRHRATSTVQALRRTSFEGSSTSNNNGNANGHVGDAHRLSDANSNDTDLTAELDADADAYFTAIGSIVFLSPRFMGIASCLSVPHRTYIPIVDDPLTYAGEAGRLFHSGKFAEAGRSRKGFLLLSLRLGTVQFNVCNVHLFNDDDNRVALKSSPSLYTGRRTRAITEAIAECSAVVDLSEPLFIFGDYNVRMDGKSFTEWVEEKMQMTVRAERKRLRCPEQFWELFTNPATQQELRTRFDIEPQHLMDEVALLSSVELAEMPIQFAPTYSRVAYRTRTGATTTSAGADAAALRDVAATPDAQQQIPTLKDLAGRADAIRAEEQEQTEAIRARPSVSTLLAPLASPLASVPLTHVAASPYRDNFCHDRLPAWCDRVMFNVAGLEWISGDRSRTAPPQPQAASSVSGSAASGAGGLKGRQRSGQGCWYAYAAIDFIHMDHDGVFMLF encoded by the coding sequence ATGTCGTCCGCtacaccaccgctgccggcagACAGCGTGACCGCTTCTGCCGCACTTCGCTTCTCTGTCGACTTCGACCCGTCCCGCGCGGACTCGAAGCCGAGTGTTCTCTTGCTGACCCAGAACGTAGGCGGTATCGAGGCTGCGTTGGGCACAGACGCTGGCCTCGGCGAAACTTCGCCCGAATGTCCCCACTCACCGCTGCCAGAGAACGGCGGTGACACCTCTGCCGCCTTTGCCTCCGTGCCGAAGGATTTTCGCGGCCCCTCGTACATTCACGTGCCTGATGACATCGACTCAGAGCTGGGCGTCTCGCCtgtggtgcggcagcaggtgGCAGAGTTTCTGGCGGACCTCCGCCAATGGCTCCACCGGCTCTCGTACATGTCAGCCGCGGTGCGCGCCGCAGAGGCGtctgcgacggcgtcgtctgctgctcccgcCTCGGTCGCGGGTGGCGCAccgtcccctcctccctcgcccacgccctgtggcgctgcagcgaacACGGAGGCGTACATGCGCAGCTACACGCCGTCTGTGCGCCCGCCCCTCATCGACATGGTCGTCCTGCACTTTCAAGAAATCGGTGGCAAGTACAAGAATAAGCACTTCAACGAGTACTTCAAGGAGCAAATCcgcacgtcgctgctgccggaggCAGGTTGGACGAGCGGGCTGCTTATGgacgagcgagagagcggtgacacgctgagcagcagcagctaccAGCGTCACCGAGCCACGAGCACTGTGCAGGCCCTGAGAAGGACGTCCTTTGAAGGCAGTAGCACCAGTAATAACAACGGCAACGCCAACGGCCACGTCGGCGATGCTCATCGCCTGAGCGACGCGAACAGCAACGACACGGATCTCACCGCTGAGCTCGACGCCGACGCGGACGCGTACTTCACCGCCATCGGCTCCATTGTGTTTCTCTCGCCGCGCTTTATGGGCATCGCGAGCTGCCTCTCCGTTCCGCACCGCACGTATATTCCGATTGTAGACGACCCGCTCACCTACGCTGGCGAGGCTGGCCGGCTCTTTCACAGCGGAAAATTTGCCGAGGCGGGCCGCTCGCGCAAGGGGTTcttgctcctctctctccgtctcggCACCGTCCAGTTTAACGTGTGCAACGTACACCTTttcaacgacgacgacaaccgCGTGGCGCTAAAGAGCAGCCCAAGCCTGTACACCGGCCGCCGCACGCGGGCAATAACGGAGGCCATCGCCGAATGCAGTGCCGTCGTCGACCTCAGCGAGCCGCTCTTCATCTTCGGCGACTATAACGTTCGCATGGATGGCAAGTCGTTTACTGAGTGGGTCGAGGAGAAGATGCAGATGACGGTGCGGGCGGAGAGGAAGCGGTTGCGCTGCCCGGAGCAATTTTGGGAGTTGTTCACCAACCCAGCCACGCAGCAAGAGTTGCGAACGCGGTTCGACATCGAGCCGCAACACCTGATGGACGAGGTGGCTCTGCTCTCTAGCGTGGAGCTGGCAGAGATGCCGATTCAGTTCGCACCCACCTACTCCCGTGTTGCCTaccgcacccgcaccggagccaccaccaccagtgctggcgccgacgcggcagcaCTCCGAGACGTAGCAGCAACGCccgatgcgcagcagcagatacCCACTTTGAAGGACTTGGCTGGACGGGCTGATGCCATCCgtgcggaggagcaggagcagacGGAGGCGATCAGGGCGAGGCCCTCGGTGTCGACACTGCTCGCGCCTTTGGCGTCGCCGTTGGCGAGTGTACCGCTGACTCACGTGGCGGCATCACCCTATCGCGACAACTTCTGCCATGACCGGTTGCCTGCGTGGTGCGATCGAGTGATGTTCAATGTAGCTGGCCTTGAATGGATTTCAGGCGATCGCTCGCGCACCgctccgccgcagccgcaagCAGCATCTTCAGTCTCGGGTAGCGCTGCCTCCGGTGCTGGCGGTCTCAAGGGCAGGCAGCGCAGTGGCCAGGGCTGCTGGTACGCGTACGCCGCGATCGACTTCATTCACATGGACCACGACGGCGTGTTTATGCTATTTTAA
- a CDS encoding putative pyruvate phosphate dikinase has protein sequence MDTVKHVYYFGGSKADGNRDMKMLLGGKGANLAEMVNIGIPVPPGFTITTKVCAAYQQSKTIPDDVITQVKENVRKVEKEMKKSFGDVNSPLLFSVRSGAAASMPGMMDTVLNLGLNRNTVEAWVKRKPAQSRFVYDSYRRFITMYADIVMQVGREDFEHALGEMKEKKDTKFDTDLTAEDLKELVGKYLRLFEKKTGTPFPQDPWVQLFAAIRAVFRSWGNPRAEMYRRLNHITGLIGTAVNVQAMVFGNVNDRSATGVAFSRSPATGANYFYGEYLVNAQGEDVVAGIRTPQQIGKELSLKWAKEHNVSEEERRRRYPSMEEFMPENYKLLCSIRARLEDHYRDMQDIEFTVEDGRLWMLQCRNGKRTIQAALKVAIDMHQEGRITKEEAVLRVDPEQVGHLLHPNIEPGAAKTAKPIGKGLAASPGAAVGQVVFDAESAKAWAAQGKRVIMVRLETSPEDLAGMNAAQGILTARGGMTSHAAVVARGMGKCCVSGCGDLVLKGKSFTLNGHQFVEGDVITLDGTRGLIYKGALKLRAASLEGDFKVFVRWCQDVKRLGVRANADTPADANKAREFGAEGVGLCRTEHMFFESDRIDSIREMILADTREGRETALKKLLPIQRGDFIGLFRAMAGNPVVIRLLDPPLHEFVPHDESAQQELAAKLGVSAEKVRQRVKALHEMNPMLGLRGCRLGITYPEIYNMQVRAIMEAALTLAKEGTDVQPEIMIPLVGKKEELTFSKKQAVVTAEKVLEEGGARVHYTIGTMIEVPRAALTADQIAEEADFFSFGTNDLTQMGCGFSRDDAGQFLRLYDNLGIYTRDPFQSLDQEGVGLLVSTAVTKGRAVKPTMKMGICGEHGGDPRTIEFCHRVGLNYVSCSPFRVPVAIVAAAHAAVKEKQDYEKRNKALAGSKL, from the coding sequence ATGGACACCGTTAAGCACGTCTACTACTTTGGCGGGTCGAAGGCCGATGGAAACCGTGACATGAAGATGCTTCTCGGCGGCAAGGGTGCGAACCTTGCTGAAATGGTGAACATCGGCATCCCGGTGCCCCCCGGCTTCACGATCACGACAAAGGTATGTGCCGCCTACCAGCAGTCAAAGACCATCCCGGACGATGTGATTACCCAGGTGAAGGAGAACGTGCGGAAGGTCGAGAAGGAGATGAAGAAGTCCTTCGGCGATGTCAactcgccgctgctcttctccgtcCGCtctggcgcggcagcgtccaTGCCGGGTATGATGGACACGGTCCTGAACCTTGGCCTCAACCGTAACACCGTCGAGGCGTGGGTAAAGCGCAAGCCTGCTCAGTCCCGCTTCGTGTACGATTCGTACCGCCGCTTCATCACCATGTACGCGGATATCGTCATGCAGGTCGGCCGCGAGGACTTCGAGCACGCACTCGGGGAGATGAAGGAAAAGAAGGACACCAAGTTCGACACGGACCTGACGGCTGAAGACCTCAAGGAGCTTGTAGGCAAGTACCTGCGTCTCTTCGAGAAGAAGACGGGAACCCCGTTCCCGCAGGACCCGTGGGTGCAACTGTTTGCTGCCATCCGCGCCGTCTTCCGCAGCTGGGGCAACCCGCGCGCCGAGATGTACCGGCGCCTGAACCACATCACCGGCCTGATCGGCACGGCTGTGAACGTGCAGGCGATGGTGTTCGGTAACGTGAATGATCGCTCCGCCACTGGCGTTGCCTTCTCTCGCAGCCCGGCCACCGGCGCGAACTACTTCTACGGCGAGTACCTGGTGAACGCCCAGGGCGAGGACGTCGTGGCCGGCATCCGCACGCCGCAGCAAATTGGCAAGGAGCTGTCCCTCAAGTGGGCCAAGGAGCACAAcgtgagcgaggaggagcgcaggcgccgctATCCGTCCATGGAGGAGTTCATGCCGGAGAACTACAAGCTGCTGTGCAGCATCCGGGCGCGTCTGGAGGACCACTACCGCGACATGCAAGATATCGAGTTCACCGTGGAGGATGGCCGCCTGTGGATGCTGCAGTGCCGTAACGGCAAGCGCACGATCCAGGCCGCGCTCAAAGTCGCCATCGACATGCACCAGGAGGGTCGCATCACCAAGGAGGAAGCCGTGCTGCGCGTTGACCCCGAGCAGGTGggccacctgctgcacccgAACATCGAGCCGGGGGCGGCCAAGACGGCCAAGCCGATCGGCAAGGGCCTCGCGGCGTCCCCGGGCGCGGCCGTCGGCCAGGTCGTCTTCGACGCCGAGTCCGCCAAGGCGTGGGCGGCGCAGGGCAAACGGGTTATCATGGTGCGCCTCGAAACCTCTCCGGAGGACCTAGCCGGCATGAACGCTGCTCAGGGTATTCTGACCGCTCGCGGTGGCATGACCTCGCACGCGGCTGTGGTGGCCCGTGGTATGGGCAAGTGCTGCGTTTCCGGTTGCGGCGACCTTGTGCTCAAGGGCAAGAGCTTCACGCTGAACGGCCACCAGTTCGTCGAAGGCGACGTCATCACGCTCGATGGCACTCGCGGCCTGATCTACAAGGGTGCGCtgaagctgcgcgccgcgtcgctcgAGGGCGACTTCAAGGTGTTTGTGCGTTGGTGTCAAGACGTGAAGCGCCTGGGCGTCCGTGCCAACGCCGATACGCCGGCGGATGCTAACAAGGCTCGCGAATTCGGCGCTGAGGGTGTGGGTCTGTGCCGCACGGAGCACATGTTCTTCGAGTCGGACCGCATCGACTCCATCCGTGAGATGATCCTCGCCGATACGAGGGAGGGCCGCGAGACGGCGCTCAAGAAGCTGCTGCCCATCCAGCGCGGCGACTTCATCGGTCTCTTCCGCGCCATGGCTGGCAACCCGGTTGTGATCCGCCTGCTCGACCCCCCGCTGCACGAGTTCGTGCCACACGACGAGTCTGCCCAGCAGGAGCTGGCCGCCAAGCTTGGCGTCTcggcggagaaggtgcgccagcgcgtcaAGGCCCTGCACGAGATGAACCCCATGCTCGgcctgcgcggctgccgcctcggTATTACCTACCCCGAGATCTACAATATGCAGGTGCGCGCCATCATGGAGGCCGCGCTCACTCTGGCGAAGGAGGGCACCGATGTGCAGCCGGAAATCATGATTCCACTTGTGGGCaagaaggaggagctgaCCTTCTCAAAGAAGCAGGCCGTTGTGACGGCCGAGAAGGTGCTCGAGGAAGGCGGTGCTCGCGTGCACTACACCATCGGTACCATGATCGAGGTGCCAcgtgcggcgctgacggcggacCAGAtcgctgaggaggcggactTCTTCTCCTTCGGCACAAACGACCTGACCCAGATGGGTTGCGGCTTCTCTCGTGATGATGCTGGCCAGTTCCTGCGCCTGTACGACAACCTCGGCATCTACACCCGCGACCCCTTCCAGTCTCTCGACCAAGAGGGCGTTGGCTTGCTcgtcagcaccgccgtcaccaAGGGCCGCGCTGTGAAGCCGACGATGAAGATGGGCATCTGCGGCGAGCACGGCGGTGACCCGCGCACCATCGAGTTCTGCCACCGCGTGGGCCTGAACTACGTCTCTTGCTCTCCGTTCCGTGTGCCAGTCGCCATtgtggccgccgcccacgccgCTGTAAAGGAGAAGCAGGACTACGAGAAGCGCAACAAGGCTCTGGCTGGCTCTAAGCTGTAA